In Helicobacter mastomyrinus, a single genomic region encodes these proteins:
- a CDS encoding CinA family protein, with protein MKPKDSDFTIQICLKAALAEESLYLLCAKGYKIGIAESCTGGLLSYHFTALSGASNVLDGAIISYANTIKSSWLGVNQEDLQIYGAVSEPVVRAMCAGILTQSGADVALATSGIAGPSGGSAQKPVGCVFIGAQIKGSEAVVIRYQFDGDRYAVQSQSCTKALEMLIALLKA; from the coding sequence ATGAAGCCAAAAGATAGCGATTTTACCATACAAATATGCCTAAAGGCGGCACTAGCAGAGGAATCTTTATATCTTTTATGCGCCAAAGGATATAAGATTGGTATCGCAGAGAGCTGCACAGGAGGACTTTTAAGCTATCATTTTACCGCACTTAGTGGGGCATCAAATGTGCTTGATGGGGCGATCATAAGCTATGCGAATACAATTAAATCTTCTTGGCTTGGTGTGAACCAAGAAGATTTGCAAATATATGGAGCAGTAAGTGAGCCTGTAGTGCGAGCGATGTGTGCGGGGATTCTTACACAAAGTGGAGCAGATGTAGCATTGGCTACAAGCGGTATTGCTGGTCCAAGTGGAGGAAGTGCGCAAAAACCTGTGGGTTGTGTATTTATCGGTGCACAGATAAAGGGCAGTGAGGCTGTGGTAATACGCTATCAATTTGATGGCGATAGATACGCAGTGCAATCTCAGAGCTGTACAAAAGCGCTTGAGATGTTAATAGCATTGC